The Petropleomorpha daqingensis genome includes a window with the following:
- a CDS encoding CDP-glycerol glycerophosphotransferase family protein, with translation MHRAKHIARRILFRLISLFFVFPPLRWALLCGAPTVEENAYRLSALLVQSDLRRLWILDDDLGNARRVVEACAPAAYADKRTRFVRRTSLGGVLAFLLSRAVFYSHGVYGSPPSGPHRVHVNVWHGSGPKRIENPQFTTRISSDLLTTNSWAWGRPLAADIGMDLDRLVVVGNSRQDSLSDRDPDEVLPTLGLDPARPVALWLPTYRRTAGRGDVGWTDGVRLEDESLRAEVTDFSRRAVALGVQLIVKPHPMDSDRFELPGVRRLTTTDLLEAGVSLYQFIGCVDALVSDYSGVWLEFLGLDRPLLLFCPDLQAYKGSRGFNAPAFSDVAKELIVERAADAAHWLADIAEGLDTYASERATVVARLGLADGRNTSEAVLRSTAEFVVANKSRWGRIKLVGLNCYL, from the coding sequence ATGCACCGCGCTAAGCATATCGCTAGGCGGATACTGTTCCGCCTAATCAGTCTATTCTTCGTGTTTCCACCCCTCCGATGGGCGCTTCTGTGTGGGGCCCCTACCGTAGAGGAGAATGCCTACCGACTTTCAGCGTTGCTTGTCCAGTCAGATTTGAGACGGCTTTGGATACTTGACGATGACCTCGGCAATGCTCGCCGAGTGGTGGAGGCATGCGCGCCGGCAGCCTACGCCGACAAACGAACTCGCTTTGTTCGCAGGACGTCACTAGGGGGTGTGCTGGCTTTTCTCTTGAGTAGGGCTGTCTTCTATAGCCATGGTGTCTACGGGTCGCCTCCAAGCGGGCCACATCGAGTCCACGTAAATGTCTGGCATGGTTCAGGGCCGAAGCGTATTGAGAATCCTCAGTTCACCACCCGCATCTCATCCGACTTGCTTACGACTAACAGTTGGGCCTGGGGACGTCCGCTGGCCGCGGACATCGGGATGGATCTTGACCGTCTTGTTGTGGTGGGGAATTCGCGGCAGGATTCGCTGAGCGATAGAGATCCCGATGAGGTACTGCCAACCTTAGGACTTGATCCAGCGCGGCCTGTGGCTCTTTGGCTACCCACATATCGCCGGACAGCGGGCCGCGGTGACGTCGGGTGGACGGATGGGGTCCGTCTGGAAGACGAGTCTCTAAGAGCCGAGGTTACTGATTTTTCGCGGCGTGCTGTTGCTCTCGGAGTTCAGCTGATCGTAAAGCCTCATCCAATGGACTCTGACAGGTTTGAGCTTCCAGGTGTTCGACGGCTGACGACGACGGACCTACTTGAGGCAGGTGTGTCGCTCTACCAATTCATTGGATGCGTTGACGCCCTGGTGAGCGACTACAGCGGAGTCTGGCTGGAATTCCTGGGACTCGACCGACCCCTCCTTCTGTTCTGTCCAGATCTTCAGGCATACAAGGGATCAAGAGGCTTCAACGCGCCAGCGTTCAGCGATGTAGCGAAGGAACTCATTGTCGAACGTGCCGCAGATGCGGCGCATTGGCTGGCGGATATCGCGGAGGGGTTAGACACATATGCGTCAGAAAGGGCGACCGTGGTCGCACGTTTGGGTCTAGCGGATGGCCGAAATACGAGTGAGGCTGTGCTGCGTTCAACGGCCGAGTTCGTCGTCGCAAATAAGAGTCGGTGGGGTCGCATAAAGCTGGTCGGCCTGAACTGCTATCTCTAG
- a CDS encoding glycosyltransferase, translating into MRQEEKRHHAIGERVELESGRPRVLHVTSAWGAGVQTALIEYARQGRGYEHHLVHSLDNEFLIDSELDGVFASRVAAPSGYSSLVRTARREIRQVNPDVLHLHSAVAGGLGRIFLAGGRARPAIVYSPHAYLFERAYLARPVRSGVRACEMLLARRTDLTVGVSPYEVRLAESLGSKARYVPNIVTDAPQEARWLGAEAGNSEGLPQITTIGRLMPQKDPDFFLATIEEARKEGLQARWTWIGTGNEQDVGRLRTAGVEVTGWLSRAKTFEILCRSACYVHTAAWEGSPMSILEAATVGVPIVARSIPAIVSLGMPDRFSTPASLARGVIDVVSGRRIPTPPRVGDQNDQARALRLAYTEAVRQVEIRQTRAKSYGRHVGMDLDESK; encoded by the coding sequence ATGCGACAAGAGGAGAAAAGACATCACGCTATTGGAGAACGAGTGGAGCTAGAATCTGGAAGGCCCCGCGTTCTTCACGTCACGTCGGCTTGGGGCGCCGGCGTGCAGACGGCATTGATCGAGTACGCAAGGCAGGGGCGAGGGTATGAGCACCACCTGGTCCACTCCCTAGACAACGAGTTCCTGATCGATTCCGAGCTGGATGGGGTGTTTGCGAGCCGCGTAGCGGCTCCTTCAGGCTATTCGAGTCTGGTTCGGACCGCTCGCCGAGAGATCCGACAGGTAAACCCGGATGTCTTGCACCTTCACTCTGCTGTGGCCGGAGGGTTGGGGCGGATCTTCCTTGCAGGGGGTAGGGCGCGACCCGCCATTGTCTACAGTCCGCATGCGTACTTGTTCGAGCGCGCCTATCTCGCAAGACCGGTAAGGTCCGGGGTGCGGGCCTGTGAGATGCTCCTCGCCCGGCGCACAGACCTTACGGTTGGCGTGAGTCCTTACGAAGTGCGACTTGCTGAGAGCCTGGGCTCAAAAGCCAGATACGTCCCGAACATCGTCACAGACGCCCCTCAAGAGGCTCGCTGGCTCGGGGCCGAGGCGGGGAACAGCGAAGGACTTCCCCAGATCACTACGATCGGGAGGTTGATGCCACAGAAGGATCCCGATTTCTTCCTTGCCACCATCGAAGAGGCGAGGAAGGAAGGCCTTCAAGCCCGATGGACCTGGATCGGGACCGGCAACGAGCAAGACGTAGGGCGATTGCGGACTGCTGGAGTTGAGGTCACGGGGTGGCTCTCTCGAGCCAAGACCTTTGAGATATTGTGCCGGTCAGCATGCTACGTGCATACGGCCGCATGGGAAGGCAGCCCGATGTCCATCCTCGAGGCGGCCACAGTCGGCGTTCCAATTGTTGCGCGGAGCATCCCCGCGATAGTTTCTCTAGGCATGCCTGACCGCTTCTCTACACCTGCGTCCTTGGCGCGTGGAGTGATTGACGTGGTCAGCGGCCGCAGAATACCCACGCCGCCCAGGGTCGGTGACCAAAACGACCAGGCGCGCGCGCTGCGGCTCGCGTATACGGAGGCGGTGCGGCAGGTGGAGATTCGCCAAACCCGTGCGAAGTCGTATGGCCGACATGTTGGTATGGACCTGGACGAAAGCAAGTGA